The DNA region TGGGGTTTTGCATGCTTCGTCCACTTTGGCTCAGATATCACGATAACCTCACCTACATTCTTATCTGCCAGACAGAATAAGGATGTCGCGGAGAGGTAGACCACCGCGGCAAACTTGTCCGTGTCTATAATAAAAGCTAGGAATAAGCTATGCTTGGTTTGAAAGATAATAAATAGACTTCGAAAATATTAGACACGCCTTTCAGAATGAATAATAGCTCTAACTCAAAAAATAGTAGACACACTTCAAAAGACAGTCAAAACAGGTATGAGCAACTTCTTCAAGCCATTCGTCAATCAAACCAGACAACTTTTCTCGCCGATACTCAAACAGACTACCTCAACGAATCCATATTAAACCTCAACAAGAGGCTacaaaaagtaaacaataACAAAAACCGGGTATCAATAACATTATTACTCCCGTGGCAAACaattccaccaccaaacttaaacctcctcggcgtccTCCATCGGCTCGCCCTGGTCCAAACCACTGTCGCCGCCCATAACCACACCACCGGCGCCATCAATACCCAACTGTCCGCTTGCGATGGCTGTGAGCCTTGCCACCTCAGCCGAGAGCTTCTTGTTTTCAGCCGACAACGCGTTGATCCGTTCCTCCCTGCTCCGAATTTGTATGTCCCGGTTGGATATGTGCTGGTCCCGTGACCGCAATTCCTGCAATAGTTGCGAGTTCGTCGCCGTGAGGTCCCCTATGATACCAGAAAGCCGTTCGATactcctcgccatcgcctccgccgtggcCGCAGGCACCACATAGTCCGGCGCCGCGCCCGGTGAGACTCCGGCCGCTTGTTGAGCTAACCCAGGCAACCCATCAATTCCCCCACCCGCCGAGATAGCAAACTGCTGGCCCATGGGACTCCCATGAAAGCCCGGCTGTTGGACcacttgctgctgctgtccctgtAGAGCACCATTTGCAACCGCCCCAGTAGTCCTTCTCCTGTTGTtccccaccacaaccgcctgcaccgccggcgccggagcAGCCACCATCGGAGGCGACCCTCCCCTCTGctgcctttgcctcctctGCGCCTGCTGCTGATTCCTCCACTCCTGCTCCGCCAACTGTTCCGCGGCGTATttctccgccctcgccgccctctccgcTTCTGCATGGGCCCTCCTCTGTCCTTCCGACTGCTTCGCCAACTCAGGGCCGTCCGGTATTCTCAGGGCGGTAGCAAACATGTGCCTGATCAGAGTCAGCTTTCTGCTAAATCCCTCGTTACTCCGACAAGGGCCCTGGTTGATGTGGGCGGCAAGCCCTGCCCTATCTCCAAAATAAGTCCAACAGAAGGAGCAGATGGCGGGCGACTCGTGGTTGTGCTCTCCCACAACGTTGAGCAGTGTGGTGATATCGGAACAAGGCCCACATGACGAGCTGGTGCCGTAATTAAACGGCCAGTTGGTAGGGCATACGGCCAGATATTTGGGCGCCTTCCTTCGTCCGCCTTCTTGACGCCCTTGGTCACCCCTGATAAGGCCGTGCTTGTCCATCAGGTGCTTGCTTTCTCAATGTCAGCAACGTCCCCTCCTttgctctttttcttttcgaaATGAAACGatgaaaggaaaagaagataGAAAAAGATATTAAGAAGAGGGATATGAAATAaaggaagggaaaaaaagagaaaaaaaaaagagagaagaaaaaaaaaagagaagagttattttttaaaaaaaaacacccacTCACATAAAATATTGattcccccccgccctggTCTGGCAATCCTCAAAAAAACAGTCATTCTCCCCTTTATCGTCAGGATCAGGTAACCCAGGCTTGAAATAAGGCACCCTTCCATcattccctcctcctcctcctcctcctcctccaccgccacccaaACTcggatcaacaaccccccctcctcccatcccagCAACAGGAGCTAcattcccattcccctccatggatggatgaagatgattaTCTCCCACACGTCTCCGTTTGGCCAAATGCTGGGTATTATTATTGTCTTGGtgaccctccccctcatccgaATGATCCAGACCACCCCCTTCGTCGTTCGAATCAGAGACGGATTCGGACGCGTCAATCTCTGCGCCCCAGGGCATGTTAAAGTcttgggggggaagggggaagagcGATGCCAAGAGTTGAACAGGACAGGGGGCTGGGATTGActgattgattgattggaACAACAAGTGAACTTTGTATTCTATTGTATAAGCGAGtgagtgggtgggtgggtgagagtTGTTATTAGCGGAAAAGTGGTGAGAAACGG from Podospora pseudocomata strain CBS 415.72m chromosome 3, whole genome shotgun sequence includes:
- a CDS encoding hypothetical protein (EggNog:ENOG503PZHG) — translated: MPWGAEIDASESVSDSNDEGGGLDHSDEGEGHQDNNNTQHLAKRRRVGDNHLHPSMEGNGNVAPVAGMGGGGVVDPSLGGGGGGGGGGGGNDGRVPYFKPGLPDPDDKGENDCFFEDCQTRAGGNQYFIKHLMDKHGLIRGDQGRQEGGRRKAPKYLAVCPTNWPFNYGTSSSCGPCSDITTLLNVVGEHNHESPAICSFCWTYFGDRAGLAAHINQGPCRSNEGFSRKLTLIRHMFATALRIPDGPELAKQSEGQRRAHAEAERAARAEKYAAEQLAEQEWRNQQQAQRRQRQQRGGSPPMVAAPAPAVQAVVVGNNRRRTTGAVANGALQGQQQQVVQQPGFHGSPMGQQFAISAGGGIDGLPGLAQQAAGVSPGAAPDYVVPAATAEAMARSIERLSGIIGDLTATNSQLLQELRSRDQHISNRDIQIRSREERINALSAENKKLSAEVARLTAIASGQLGIDGAGGVVMGGDSGLDQGEPMEDAEEV